The following are encoded together in the Montipora foliosa isolate CH-2021 chromosome 12, ASM3666993v2, whole genome shotgun sequence genome:
- the LOC137978743 gene encoding large ribosomal subunit protein mL40-like: MATLHTSKRLFSFFVRSSGLAVRQSLPARHNPSLKRKKGPLVDKKKKKQLIIRKPTEVVPPIDPESLLDPAHLKAPRLRKPIEISPEEQERRTLLLKEWSRFKMKQHKEELQRVQELERCREEALKELKKTSLFLYHEAIKVDHDFFPVEFKGPTETPPKADYMAPDMEETKLKGRVKARN; encoded by the coding sequence ATGGCGACTCTCCATACGTCCAAgaggttgttttctttttttgttcgttCTAGCGGCCTTGCTGTTCGTCAGTCACTTCCCGCTAGACATAACCCTAGCCTTAAGAGAAAGAAGGGTCCACTTGtggacaagaaaaagaaaaaacagctaATTATTCGCAAACCAACCGAAGTCGTACCTCCGATCGATCCCGAATCTCTGCTGGACCCGGCGCATTTAAAAGCTCCGAGATTGCGAAAACCGATTGAGATATCGCCCGAAGAACAGGAGCGAAGAACTTTGCTTTTAAAAGAATGGTCGAGGTTCAAGATGAAGCAACACAAGGAAGAGTTGCAGCGTGTTCAAGAGCTGGAGCGGTGCCGCGAAGAAGCCTTGAAGGAGTTGAAAAAGACTTCGTTGTTTCTTTATCACGAAGCGATAAAAGTTGACCATGATTTCTTTCCCGTTGAATTTAAGGGACCGACAGAAACGCCACCTAAAGCTGACTACATGGCTCCTGATATGGAAGAAACTAAATTGAAAGGGAGAGTTAAAGCGAGAAACTGA
- the LOC137979476 gene encoding uncharacterized protein, producing MPNGDSELQVRVPQEQKRRQQSYENVNEQDDVPHEYDKLVDVRGRNRTKCSPGPSKPTEGDRNRSAAKISEETDYTDGNRPRTLPRIFKILNCTGCLLSMAAIILVILLMAGAVPVRNCGGCQNLGLLPGQEQEVSTNSPLTQDNLHEVVRELKINLSQVNTALKKRDEKIASLQEQGWKRAGQIAELQRKFTYRVYVINNTVINVTDSGSIIDLNTGKMWHGNMTSCRYERKEGVPFTIGDMAMGNVVVTERTGYRIVGVTCSTIGASEYNLKSEINHVNLRRYECECRGRSTLFIKPKTVRVGKCIMHYWVCTA from the coding sequence ATGCCGAACGGTGATTCAGAGCTTCAAGTTCGAGTGCCACAGGAACAAAAACGTCGTCAGCAAAGTTATGAAAACGTAAACGAACAAGATGATGTCCCTCACGAATATGACAAACTCGTGGATGTTCGTGGCCGTAATCGAACGAAATGTTCCCCTGGCCCAAGCAAGCCGACAGAGGGCGATCGAAATAGAAGTGCCGCGAAGATATCGGAGGAAACCGATTACACGGACGGAAACCGTCCCCGGACACTGCCGAGgattttcaagattttgaatTGCACTGGGTGTCTTCTGTCCATGGCTGCCATAATCTTGGTTATTTTGCTAATGGCTGGCGCAGTACCAGTTCGAAATTGTGGCGGTTGTCAAAACCTCGGGCTTTTGCCAGGGCAAGAACAAGAGGTCTCCACAAACTCTCCACTGACCCAGGACAATTTGCATGAAGTGGTTCGAGAACTCAAGATCAACTTGAGCCAGGTAAACACGGCACTGAAAAAGAGAGACGAAAAGATCGCCAGTCTGCAAGAACAGGGTTGGAAAAGAGCGGGCCAAATCGCCGAGTTACAGCGAAAGTTCACTTATCGAGTGTACGTCATAAACAACACCGTAATCAACGTTACTGACTCTGGCTCAATAATTGACTTGAATACGGGGAAAATGTGGCACGGAAATATGACATCCTGTCGTTACGAGAGGAAAGAGGGTGTTCCGTTCACTATAGGTGACATGGCAATGGGAAATGTAGTTGTAACTGAGAGAACGGGATACAGAATCGTTGGCGTTACTTGTTCAACTATTGGAGCTTCTGAATATAATTTGAAAAGTGAGATAAACCATGTTAACTTGAGACGTTATGAGTGTGAATGCCGAGGAAGATCAACCCTTTTTATTAAACCCAAGACTGTCAGAGTTGGAAAGTGCATCATGCATTACTGGGTGTGCACGGCGTAG
- the LOC137980315 gene encoding uncharacterized protein: MASVNSRAELIPNRAFTPTGSDELMMMDDDPDFQAKMPLTPKRHHSSYENMNGHRFADDTHQYEDPGKLRDAVFRGKPAPPEPKKSGTKRPRKKVNETYEAVQTKQRRRTFTNDSEFSDGYRKDRWSTFFKILAFAACIFALAALAVTLMLMLGILSTPACQECTKKEVVPGSDESGVRDAQVSESTQELRQMLEELKSNMTDMNLAVKEKDALISQLEKRDLEHTNRIDELEKIAENLKLASKNSTMIVVKSGQREPQGPPGPPGNPGPKGEDGLDGVPGKPGVGNMSLCVYRELESTPFTASITGFGQNVVLTEPNGYRIVSVTCSTRGASEYNLKSELNSELQVRQYECDCRGKSSVFTGDGRLSYCILHYWMCPIIS; the protein is encoded by the coding sequence ATGGCCAGTGTGAATTCTCGAGCAGAATTGATTCCGAACAGAGCGTTTACTCCGACTGGAAGCGATGAGTTGATGATGATGGATGACGATCCAGATTTTCAAGCCAAGATGCCTCTGACGCCGAAGCGACATCACTCTTCTTACGAAAACATGAATGGCCAtcgttttgctgacgacacccACCAATACGAAGACCCTGGCAAGCTGAGGGATGCAGTCTTTCGAGGAAAACCTGCTCCACCAGAGCCCAAAAAATCTGGGACTAAGAGGCCGAGGAAAAAAGTCAACGAAACGTATGAAGCCGTCCAGACTAAGCAGCGGAGAAGGACTTTCACGAATGACTCAGAGTTTTCCGATGGATACCGCAAGGATCGTTGGTCTACATTCTTCAAGATTCTGGCTTTTGCTGCGTGTATTTTTGCACTGGCAGCTTTAGCGGTGACTCTCATGCTTATGCTGGGAATTTTGTCCACGCCAGCTTGCCAAGAATGCACGAAAAAAGAAGTTGTACCGGGGTCAGATGAAAGTGGTGTGCGAGATGCGCAAGTTTCGGAATCGACGCAAGAATTACGGCAAATGCTGGAGGAACTGAAGTCTAACATGACCGACATGAACTTGGCCGTGAAGGAGAAGGATGCGCTGATCTCGCAGCTTGAGAAGCGAGACTTGGAGCACACCAACAGAATCGATGAGCTGGAGAAAATAGCTGAAAATCTGAAGTTAGCTTCCAAGAACTCGACGATGATTGTCGTCAAAAGTGGACAAAGAGAGCCACAAGGACCGCCAGGGCCCCCTGGGAATCCGGGTCCAAAGGGTGAAGATGGTTTGGACGGAGTTCCAGGGAAGCCAGGAGTGGGGAATATGTCTTTGTGCGTATACAGAGAACTGGAGAGCACTCCTTTCACCGCATCGATAACGGGATTCGGGCAAAATGTGGTCTTAACCGAACCAAACGGATACAGAATCGTCAGCGTTACTTGTTCAACACGTGGGGCTTCGGAATATAATTTAAAGAGCGAATTAAACTCGGAATTACAAGTGAGACAGTACGAATGTGACTGCCGGGGAAAATCCTCTGTTTTTACTGGAGATGGACGGCTATCTTATTGCATTTTGCATTACTGGATGTGTCCAATTATTTCATAA
- the LOC137980316 gene encoding uncharacterized protein translates to MGRHIITNHSDGNEREKSIGFPHENMTEWSKVRIETKQFKDVDIPVVKSNTGLHSDRIKSAIVKGKQTTLSCDTKGLNLSKFEHNGRDGPLMVFAQKASYGYDKFGHFKVITSLKPAESLRNQLFFASESVNHHKEVLSTPEKSHVPAKYSSAGTKEIVPMERFVDKKENHREKKTNPDSFEKLIERYKARRIMYKDLMGAGHVEILDKLDGLYRQRKQERLRLQAQFSNLGEIRTEINASTGLRDHIINLEEVGKETKDHIKLPKIRVSAVADITRQESRRKFDKGHLAVPKEKRSGALKLDKLGFQGDIDSFGKRNESKDYETITVHLPRLY, encoded by the coding sequence ATGGGTCGCCACATTATCACTAATCACTCAGACGgaaatgaaagggaaaaaagtATAGGTTTTCCACACGAAAACATGACGGAGTGGAGTAAAGTGCGAATTGAGACGAAACAGTTCAAGGACGTCGACATTCCAGTGGTCAAATCCAACACAGGACTCCACAGCGATAGAATCAAATCAGCTATTGTAAAAGGAAAGCAAACTACACTGTCATGCGACACTAAAGGATTAAATTTATCCAAGTTTGAACACAACGGTCGAGATGGACCTTTGATGGTCTTCGCACAAAAGGCTTCGTACGGCTACGACAAATTCGGACATTTTAAAGTCATCACATCACTGAAGCCAGCAGAAAGCCTTCGAAACCAGTTGTTCTTCGCAAGCGAATCAGTTAATCATCACAAAGAGGTGTTAAGTACGCCTGAGAAATCACACGTTCCGGCTAAATACAGCTCAGCAGGGACAAAGGAAATTGTCCCTATGGAGAGATTTGTTGACAAGAAAGAAAACCATCGGGAGAAGAAAACAAACCCTGATTCTTTCGAAAAGTTAATCGAACGGTACAAAGCTCGTCGAATAATGTATAAAGATCTTATGGGTGCTGGTCATGTCGAGATCTTGGACAAACTCGATGGCTTGTACAGACAACGAAAGCAGGAAAGGTTAAGACTGCAAGCTCAGTTTAGCAATCTCGGAGAGATAAGAACGGAAATAAACGCCTCAACAGGGTTAAGGGACCACATAATAAATTTAGAAGAAGTCGGCAAGGAAACGAAAGACCACATAAAGTTACCGAAGATCAGAGTCTCCGCGGTCGCTGATATCACGAGACAAGAATCACGACGAAAATTTGATAAGGGACATTTAGCTGTGCCCAAAGAGAAAAGGTCCGGAGCATTGAAATTGGACAAATTAGGTTTTCAAGGCGACATTGACAGCTTCGGCAAACGCAACGAATCCAAGGATTACGAAACAATAACTGTTCATTTGCCCCGGCTTTATTAA
- the LOC137980317 gene encoding rRNA N6-adenosine-methyltransferase METTL5-like has protein sequence MKLKELEGYLQQVDGFENPKVNLEQYPTTPHIAAHMLYTMDTTFGDIRGKLVGDLGCGCGVLSIGSCILGSAMTIGFDVDCDALEIASRNCAEFELETCELVQCDLQQMSPFDRWSKKFDTIIMNPPFGTKDNKGIDLVFLQKAIAMSTTAVYSLHKTATREHIKKKGFEWGIKLDVLAELRFDLEASYRFHRKKTVDIEVDFIRIDCSASCYN, from the exons ATGAAGCTCAAAGAACTAGAAGGATATCTCCAACAAGTCGATGGTTTTGAAAACCCAAAGGTCAATTTGGAACAATATCCTACAACACCACATATTGCAGCTCATATGTTATATACAATGGACACCACTTTTGGCGACATTAGAGGCAAGCTCGTTGGAGATTTGGGCTGTGGTTGTGGCGTTTTAAGCATCGGCTCTTGTATTCTTGGAAGTGCTATGACTATTGGATTTGACGTGGACTGTGATGCTTTAGAGATCGCTTCTAGGAATTGCGCTGAATTTGAGCTCGAAACTTGTGAACTGGTACAGTGTGATTTGCAACAGATGTCACCTTTTGATAGATGGAGTAAGAAGTTTGACACTATTATAATGAATCCTCCCTTTGGGACAAAggacaataaag GTATTGATCTTGTATTTCTACAAAAAGCAATAGCTATGTCCACCACAGCAGTTTACTCGCTTCACAAGACGGCAACTCGAGAACACATCAAGAAAAAGGGGTTTGAATGGGGAATAAAGCTCGATGTATTGGCTGAGCTGAGATTTGACCTAGAAGCAAGCTACAGATTTCACAGGAAAAAGACAGTTGACATTGAGGTAGATTTTATAAGGATAGATTGTTCAGCCAGCTGCTATAATTAG